In Leptospira langatensis, a single window of DNA contains:
- a CDS encoding ATP-binding protein, whose protein sequence is MFEGKNWDAQNPTRLSGEWEIYPYKLMDSEPETGKSIEPLFTSIPNVWNGIEKNGTLLFPDGKGFATYRLNLSLSENSSDLMLRVPDQGTAYSVYVDGRLVGSVGKVSKTPEGSVPFLCTSLIYIPAQSKRVDIEISNFQHIYGGLWFPPKLGTPDTILREHHTEIGVEIATASAMLVLAIYQIMVYLRSRNERSSVYFALFSITGVLRFFLTGNRLFNSVFPDIPWEISYRLEYLSTYLMCSGFLAYSATSYPKDFNKRTELFSWVILCIFAVPALAFPVHIYANLITAYQIITALSGSYVFLGSARAVLHKRPGSRLFLLGIACILVAGANDILASRYILNNHYILAPAILLFVFSRNLGFSSSFALALEASQQAQKELQIANRNLNDLKVELEKKVESRTQLLTEEKERAESEAKYRYDFLATMSHEIRTPLNGLLGTSNLLSETPLNPEQKEYADIIQTSGENLLHLVNQLLDLSKIENHRFALEILPFDPFAVLQKAARVVKARAEEKRIFLDIDYPEHHPGIFMGDESRIQQVLLNLLSNSVKFTGSGGKVSLGVRFFGEDNFSRILEFWVEDNGVGIEKEQASLLFEPFIQGDNSVARKFGGSGLGLTISKKLVELMGGSIRLTSSPGKGSRFSFLLPFPQEEGEKQELEEEPAPIPNFPNIKVLLVEDQEFCRKVAQDTLSKLGMTVESLNSGKDALDRLEETESFEIVFLDIDLPDMNGTTVAKKIKEIPGKKPYLVAWTAHALPGSEESFKSIGFDSYLRKPSLFKDWIKFFETYLKTKRK, encoded by the coding sequence GTGTTCGAAGGAAAGAATTGGGATGCGCAGAACCCTACTCGACTCTCGGGAGAATGGGAGATCTATCCGTACAAGTTGATGGACTCAGAACCGGAGACTGGCAAATCCATAGAGCCGTTATTCACCTCGATCCCGAATGTATGGAACGGGATCGAAAAAAACGGAACCCTTCTCTTTCCGGATGGCAAAGGGTTTGCTACGTATAGACTGAATCTTTCCCTTTCTGAAAATTCTTCGGATCTAATGCTCCGTGTGCCCGACCAAGGAACCGCTTACTCGGTGTATGTGGACGGACGTTTGGTAGGATCCGTAGGAAAGGTGAGCAAAACCCCCGAAGGATCCGTTCCATTCTTGTGCACGAGCCTGATCTATATTCCCGCACAAAGCAAGAGAGTGGATATTGAGATCTCCAATTTCCAACATATCTACGGAGGACTTTGGTTCCCTCCTAAATTGGGGACTCCGGATACTATATTAAGAGAACATCATACAGAAATAGGAGTAGAGATTGCCACCGCTTCCGCAATGCTCGTACTCGCGATCTATCAGATCATGGTCTATCTGAGATCCCGTAATGAAAGAAGTTCCGTTTACTTCGCATTGTTCTCTATTACCGGCGTTCTACGCTTCTTTCTGACCGGCAATCGATTGTTCAACTCCGTTTTTCCGGACATCCCATGGGAGATCTCCTATAGATTGGAATATCTCAGCACATATCTAATGTGCTCGGGCTTCCTTGCCTATTCCGCCACTTCCTATCCAAAGGATTTTAATAAGAGAACGGAACTATTTTCCTGGGTCATACTTTGTATTTTTGCAGTTCCTGCATTGGCTTTTCCGGTGCATATCTATGCGAATTTGATCACTGCCTATCAGATCATTACCGCTCTAAGTGGCTCTTATGTATTCCTGGGCTCTGCGAGAGCGGTGCTGCACAAAAGACCAGGATCCAGATTGTTTTTGCTCGGGATCGCCTGTATCTTAGTGGCCGGAGCGAACGACATCTTGGCTTCCAGATATATATTAAATAATCATTATATTTTAGCCCCTGCGATCCTACTCTTCGTCTTCTCACGTAACCTGGGGTTCTCTTCTTCCTTCGCTCTCGCCTTGGAAGCCTCTCAGCAAGCCCAAAAGGAGCTGCAGATCGCAAACCGAAATCTAAACGATCTAAAAGTGGAATTGGAGAAGAAGGTAGAGTCCAGGACCCAATTGCTTACCGAAGAAAAGGAAAGAGCGGAATCCGAAGCAAAATACAGATACGATTTCTTGGCTACGATGAGCCATGAGATCCGCACTCCGCTAAACGGACTTTTGGGAACTTCGAATCTTCTCTCGGAAACTCCCTTGAACCCGGAGCAGAAAGAATACGCGGATATTATCCAGACTTCGGGCGAGAACCTTCTGCATCTGGTAAATCAATTATTAGATCTTTCTAAAATAGAAAATCATCGTTTCGCTTTGGAGATCCTCCCTTTCGATCCGTTCGCTGTACTGCAAAAGGCAGCCAGGGTAGTCAAAGCAAGAGCAGAGGAAAAACGGATCTTCTTAGACATAGATTATCCGGAACATCATCCAGGGATCTTTATGGGAGACGAAAGCAGGATCCAACAAGTCCTCCTGAACCTTCTGAGTAATTCCGTAAAATTCACCGGTTCCGGAGGAAAGGTCTCTCTGGGAGTTCGTTTCTTTGGAGAAGACAATTTCTCCCGAATCTTGGAGTTCTGGGTCGAGGACAACGGAGTAGGAATCGAAAAAGAACAGGCCTCTCTTCTTTTCGAACCGTTTATCCAAGGAGATAATTCCGTAGCTAGAAAGTTTGGAGGAAGCGGCCTAGGGCTCACTATCTCCAAGAAACTAGTGGAGCTCATGGGAGGAAGCATCCGATTGACGAGCAGCCCCGGCAAGGGATCAAGATTCTCCTTCTTACTTCCTTTCCCGCAAGAAGAAGGCGAGAAACAAGAATTGGAAGAGGAACCGGCGCCTATCCCGAACTTCCCGAACATTAAAGTATTGTTAGTAGAAGATCAGGAATTCTGCAGGAAGGTTGCGCAAGACACGCTTTCTAAATTAGGAATGACTGTAGAAAGTCTGAACTCAGGTAAAGACGCTTTAGACAGATTGGAAGAAACAGAATCCTTCGAGATCGTCTTTTTGGATATAGATCTTCCCGATATGAACGGAACGACGGTAGCGAAAAAGATCAAGGAGATCCCCGGAAAGAAACCGTATTTGGTAGCTTGGACGGCTCACGCTCTCCCTGGCTCGGAAGAGTCCTTTAAATCCATCGGGTTCGATTCCTATCTCAGGAAACCTTCCCTCTTCAAAGATTGGATCAAATTCTTCGAAACCTACCTAAAGACAAAACGCAAATAG
- a CDS encoding J domain-containing protein, with protein MNSAWIDHYRVLGLNFGASIESIKHRYRELAKIFHPDNKLTGSEPVFLQVVESYQILSKPDARSRFDTEFQIRKKREEGRKSGMHVIPPSRILFATQAVEFARRGLLRAGMRSRDRKKYTGIYHDIRICLKKEELLGRIFAAIPLVVRSICPECMGSDLNCGSCGGKGSYKSFRYLKWSPEPGSLIPGKIYTLDLSGFRPDAFTHFKKQTLKVKIELFQGPKK; from the coding sequence ATGAATTCGGCCTGGATAGATCATTATCGTGTTCTGGGCTTGAATTTTGGAGCGAGCATAGAGTCTATCAAGCATAGATACAGAGAGCTCGCTAAGATATTCCATCCTGATAACAAACTCACAGGCTCAGAGCCTGTGTTCTTGCAAGTAGTAGAATCCTATCAGATCCTTTCTAAACCGGACGCTCGATCCAGATTCGATACCGAATTCCAAATACGGAAAAAGAGAGAAGAAGGACGTAAGTCCGGAATGCACGTCATTCCTCCTTCACGGATATTATTCGCCACACAGGCAGTCGAGTTTGCGAGAAGGGGTTTATTAAGAGCGGGAATGAGAAGTCGAGACCGCAAGAAATACACCGGCATCTATCACGATATTCGGATTTGCTTAAAGAAAGAAGAACTCTTAGGAAGGATATTCGCCGCAATTCCTTTGGTGGTCCGTTCCATCTGTCCCGAATGTATGGGATCGGATCTAAACTGCGGCTCCTGCGGAGGAAAGGGGAGCTATAAGAGTTTTCGCTATCTAAAATGGAGCCCCGAACCGGGAAGCCTGATCCCAGGAAAGATCTATACTCTGGATCTCTCCGGTTTTAGACCGGACGCATTCACTCATTTCAAGAAACAAACATTGAAAGTTAAAATTGAACTCTTTCAGGGGCCGAAAAAATAG
- a CDS encoding LIC10729 family protein, translated as MDRLRFAILLFLISTTAGQSPIGQENRKTKNYENFAKPMGGESYISEDYKTFPELSVWALHNGLKLAPDRKDPAPGAGTGRLFDNQCRMVPEQGLDILLIADPDRKDEIYVYLDLTVFQKTEHANLLPDRELRILVNGMEKRSVRFPDPKLYTKALYSSTPPVYIRVDPSELVQGRLIVSLLPMAGDKGRFWGVWDAFLSYTAPEYPD; from the coding sequence ATGGACCGGCTCCGATTTGCAATACTCTTATTCTTGATTTCGACCACTGCCGGACAGAGTCCGATCGGTCAGGAAAATCGGAAAACGAAAAATTATGAGAATTTCGCCAAACCGATGGGCGGAGAGTCTTATATTTCCGAGGACTATAAAACCTTTCCGGAGCTTTCCGTTTGGGCCCTGCATAATGGATTGAAGCTCGCCCCGGATCGAAAAGATCCCGCACCCGGAGCTGGTACAGGCCGCCTATTTGATAACCAATGCAGGATGGTGCCCGAACAAGGTTTGGACATCCTACTGATCGCAGATCCGGACAGAAAAGATGAGATCTATGTATATCTGGACCTGACCGTTTTCCAAAAAACAGAACATGCGAATCTTCTTCCGGATAGAGAGTTACGGATCTTGGTGAACGGAATGGAGAAGAGAAGTGTACGCTTCCCTGACCCTAAATTATATACAAAGGCACTCTATTCCAGCACCCCTCCTGTGTACATCCGAGTGGATCCTTCCGAATTGGTACAAGGGAGACTGATCGTAAGCTTGCTGCCTATGGCAGGGGACAAGGGAAGGTTCTGGGGAGTCTGGGACGCTTTTCTGTCCTATACGGCTCCCGAGTATCCGGATTGA
- a CDS encoding HNH endonuclease — MNGPNEFSEEPLLWVSEAEIKKQRQIAKDLRKTPWWKKKKADGICYYCGKKFPPEELTMDHLIPLAKGGKSIKANLVPACKDCNNAKKNKLPFEEF, encoded by the coding sequence ATGAACGGTCCTAACGAATTCTCGGAAGAGCCTCTGCTTTGGGTGAGCGAGGCAGAGATCAAGAAGCAGAGACAGATCGCAAAGGATCTGCGCAAGACTCCTTGGTGGAAAAAGAAAAAGGCCGACGGTATTTGCTATTACTGCGGTAAGAAATTCCCGCCCGAAGAATTGACCATGGACCATCTCATCCCATTAGCCAAGGGCGGCAAGTCGATCAAGGCTAACTTAGTGCCTGCCTGTAAAGATTGCAATAACGCTAAGAAGAATAAACTTCCTTTCGAAGAATTCTAA
- a CDS encoding STAS domain-containing protein, with protein MEINIRKSGDTNVIGLSGSLDIYTSIDLKNFFEQNIDRNNNNVVINLEKLNYIDSSGIGMLIKQLNYVQELNGKFFIANMKAAIEKVFKVAGLTSYFQTLSEAEFTSQFP; from the coding sequence ATGGAAATTAACATTAGAAAATCCGGCGATACGAACGTAATCGGGCTTTCCGGGAGTCTGGACATCTATACGTCCATCGATCTGAAGAATTTCTTCGAACAGAACATAGATCGAAACAATAATAACGTAGTAATCAACCTTGAGAAGCTGAACTATATCGATTCATCCGGCATTGGAATGCTCATCAAGCAGCTAAATTATGTCCAAGAGCTGAACGGAAAGTTTTTTATAGCGAATATGAAGGCTGCGATCGAAAAAGTCTTCAAAGTAGCCGGCCTTACGTCCTATTTCCAAACTCTTTCAGAAGCGGAATTCACCAGCCAATTTCCTTGA
- a CDS encoding type I phosphomannose isomerase catalytic subunit: MQKVLKFEPIYKEKVWGGRKLETVLGRKIPAGDIGESWEISDYGSDLSIVTNGEFAGKTFREVYLSHPDAILGKAFVGKEFPLLIKLIDAKEKLSVQVHPDDAYAEEFDPDSSGKKEAWTVLQADPGSKLVCGFSRKTDRDEFSKYVETNRVEEILNEVEVKELDSFLLNPGRIHAIGGGILLMEVQQSSDSTYRVYDYGRPRELHLKKALDVLDYSSADPKDRLVLKKLPGSNCERSLLTSNDKFRMEILETNSSERFSLPAFAQEPVFHVLMVLEGKCDLEGIALQKGDTVLVTAFGIENGIQCKPQTPHLRLAWSGPGTDWSDNRPV, translated from the coding sequence ATGCAGAAGGTTTTAAAGTTCGAGCCGATCTATAAGGAAAAAGTCTGGGGCGGTAGAAAACTAGAAACGGTTCTGGGACGTAAGATCCCTGCCGGAGATATCGGAGAATCCTGGGAGATTTCCGATTATGGCTCCGATCTTTCGATCGTGACCAACGGGGAATTCGCCGGAAAGACTTTCAGAGAAGTCTATCTTTCCCATCCGGATGCAATATTAGGAAAAGCTTTTGTAGGAAAGGAATTTCCTCTTCTGATCAAGCTGATCGACGCAAAAGAAAAATTATCCGTGCAAGTACATCCTGACGATGCGTACGCGGAGGAATTCGATCCGGACAGTTCCGGCAAGAAGGAAGCCTGGACGGTGCTCCAAGCGGATCCCGGTTCCAAATTAGTCTGCGGATTCTCCAGAAAAACGGATCGAGACGAGTTCTCTAAGTATGTAGAGACCAATCGAGTGGAAGAGATCCTAAACGAAGTTGAAGTAAAGGAACTGGATTCTTTTCTTTTGAACCCGGGCAGGATACACGCGATCGGAGGAGGCATTCTTCTGATGGAAGTGCAGCAGTCCTCCGACTCGACGTATAGAGTATACGATTATGGCCGTCCGAGAGAACTGCATTTGAAAAAGGCTCTGGATGTTTTGGATTATTCTTCTGCCGATCCGAAAGACAGATTGGTCCTGAAAAAGCTGCCCGGTTCTAATTGCGAAAGATCTTTACTCACTTCGAACGATAAGTTCAGAATGGAGATCCTGGAAACGAATTCTTCCGAAAGATTTTCCTTGCCTGCTTTTGCCCAAGAACCCGTATTTCATGTATTGATGGTCTTAGAAGGCAAATGCGACCTCGAAGGAATCGCATTACAAAAAGGAGATACTGTTCTTGTGACCGCTTTCGGGATCGAGAATGGGATCCAATGCAAGCCCCAAACTCCTCATTTAAGACTCGCATGGTCCGGACCGGGAACGGATTGGTCGGACAATCGTCCCGTATGA
- a CDS encoding SpoIIE family protein phosphatase has protein sequence MNPYLIVPLLALFLNLSLFTYVLALKGKHRVVHLYLLYSADLSLWIISIVLYWSFLPIHWMPWIFKISSISWLLAGTLFLEFVFAFLSKNPNILLYLLRGLALAIFPIALTTDWIIGGVERKYWGDMLIPGPLYVYGVNVLIVTPAIYAIFLLIFESRKEEIGFRKQCYLLAFGTFLTSILGFLTTVLPRILSKGDLHYPPLSGSASVIQSLCVFIAIAKYGFLEIRLERIALQLYSKLREGVILLSTADELLYWNDSAKEILGFPKSASSPEKLDLGHFLEGFTRKPFTRMDFKKKSDTPAKVIRIDDDMIASTVPMYLEVSKSEIPISGRDVGKVYVLRDITEKKEASEKINMLYSRVVRDLDIAREVQNTITTRDFPGSEKFKIFSYFRPYDHVGGDVLNCAETADGKIEILFADVSGHGISSAMVAAMASISFNVVSRKGSKPKEGLLFTNDLLSSVVTQHFISAMYLRFDPKTLILEYSYAGHHSGLLLRKGETLGLPGKGGVLLAIGTPILEDYQIQLQAGDRILLYSDGLFEVRGSKGIPMGNATLVEAVKKLSYQDSDGLIRSLVSYSESFGDGIITDDLTMFCLEISESA, from the coding sequence ATGAATCCTTATTTGATCGTTCCTCTTCTAGCCCTATTCCTAAATCTATCCTTGTTTACTTATGTGCTCGCCTTAAAGGGCAAGCATAGAGTAGTTCATTTATACTTACTGTATTCTGCGGACCTAAGCCTTTGGATCATTTCCATCGTTCTATATTGGTCCTTCTTGCCGATACATTGGATGCCTTGGATCTTTAAGATCAGTTCCATTTCTTGGCTACTCGCAGGAACTCTTTTCCTCGAATTCGTATTTGCATTTCTATCAAAAAATCCTAATATTCTGCTCTACCTATTAAGAGGACTGGCCTTAGCCATCTTTCCGATCGCCCTTACCACGGATTGGATCATAGGAGGAGTAGAAAGAAAATACTGGGGAGACATGCTGATCCCCGGCCCCTTGTACGTTTACGGGGTAAACGTGCTCATCGTGACTCCGGCAATATACGCAATCTTCCTATTGATCTTCGAATCCAGAAAAGAAGAGATCGGTTTTAGAAAGCAATGTTATCTTTTGGCCTTCGGGACATTCCTCACATCCATACTCGGCTTCTTAACTACCGTATTACCTAGGATCCTCTCCAAAGGGGATCTACATTATCCTCCTTTGAGCGGAAGTGCAAGTGTGATCCAATCCCTTTGCGTGTTCATTGCGATCGCAAAGTACGGTTTCCTGGAGATCCGCTTAGAGAGGATCGCTCTCCAGCTTTATTCTAAATTGAGAGAAGGAGTTATCCTTCTTTCCACCGCAGATGAGCTGCTATATTGGAACGATAGTGCCAAAGAAATATTAGGATTCCCTAAATCTGCTTCATCTCCGGAGAAATTAGATCTGGGACATTTTCTGGAAGGATTTACCAGAAAACCGTTCACTCGGATGGATTTTAAGAAGAAGTCCGACACTCCTGCAAAGGTGATACGGATCGACGACGACATGATTGCCTCTACGGTTCCCATGTATTTGGAAGTGTCTAAGTCGGAGATCCCGATTTCCGGAAGGGATGTGGGCAAGGTCTATGTGCTGCGAGATATCACCGAAAAGAAAGAGGCCTCGGAAAAGATCAATATGCTCTATTCCAGGGTAGTCCGCGATCTGGACATAGCCAGAGAGGTCCAGAACACGATCACTACTAGGGACTTTCCCGGTTCGGAGAAGTTTAAGATCTTCTCCTATTTCAGGCCGTACGACCATGTGGGTGGAGATGTTCTGAATTGTGCGGAAACCGCGGACGGAAAGATAGAGATCCTATTCGCAGATGTTTCCGGGCATGGGATCTCTTCCGCCATGGTAGCGGCAATGGCTTCCATCTCTTTCAATGTGGTTTCCAGAAAAGGGAGTAAACCCAAAGAAGGACTGCTATTCACAAACGATCTTCTTTCTTCCGTAGTGACCCAACATTTCATTTCCGCAATGTATCTTAGGTTCGATCCCAAAACTCTAATATTAGAATATAGTTATGCAGGTCATCATTCCGGACTACTACTTAGAAAAGGGGAGACATTGGGCCTACCTGGGAAAGGAGGAGTTCTACTCGCAATTGGGACCCCTATCTTGGAGGATTATCAGATCCAGTTGCAAGCGGGAGATAGGATCTTATTGTATTCGGACGGATTATTCGAGGTAAGAGGTTCTAAGGGAATCCCGATGGGCAATGCAACCCTGGTAGAAGCAGTCAAAAAACTTTCCTACCAGGATTCGGACGGGCTTATCCGATCCCTGGTCTCCTATTCGGAATCTTTCGGGGATGGGATCATCACGGACGATCTCACTATGTTCTGCCTGGAGATCTCAGAGTCGGCTTAA
- a CDS encoding LIC_12936 family protein, whose product MKKHILFFLLLVFFSWGSSAQDFEADGQIKILPYEPTQVRDIEGLTRDIKLFHKRIEQMLPFLSKRKKIIDNEYFQFVPALENFNFPVRDRYLVDKKFYLKVSGGQNALKLDGVRFITRKSLVTKLRPIDDQTGEMKNESVANSDPSTIVLTLKKKTDAGIKEEVYSLSNIRSPYQRVKFVRSYRDNLAEVIQAIDKYVEGTIRADAKDVDGMLDGLESGGSFQEYNSNR is encoded by the coding sequence ATGAAGAAACATATTTTATTCTTTCTTCTACTAGTATTCTTTAGCTGGGGAAGCTCCGCTCAGGATTTTGAAGCGGACGGACAAATCAAAATTCTACCGTACGAGCCTACTCAGGTTCGGGACATAGAGGGGCTAACTCGCGATATCAAGCTCTTTCATAAGAGAATCGAACAGATGCTTCCTTTCTTGAGCAAAAGGAAGAAAATTATTGATAACGAATATTTTCAGTTCGTTCCCGCTCTAGAGAATTTCAATTTTCCGGTCCGAGACAGATACTTAGTAGATAAGAAATTTTACCTGAAGGTTTCAGGCGGTCAAAACGCTCTGAAATTGGACGGAGTGCGTTTTATTACTCGGAAATCCTTGGTTACCAAACTTCGGCCGATCGACGATCAGACCGGCGAGATGAAGAACGAAAGTGTAGCGAACTCGGATCCTTCTACCATTGTACTTACGCTGAAGAAAAAAACGGATGCGGGAATCAAAGAAGAAGTATATAGTCTTTCCAATATCCGAAGCCCATATCAGAGAGTGAAGTTTGTTCGTTCCTATAGGGACAATCTTGCGGAAGTGATCCAGGCAATCGATAAGTATGTGGAAGGAACCATCCGTGCAGACGCAAAAGATGTGGACGGCATGCTGGACGGCCTGGAAAGCGGAGGCTCTTTCCAAGAATATAATTCGAATCGTTAA
- a CDS encoding SpoIIE family protein phosphatase codes for MNYYLFLPISALITNTLLISYVFARRFRSAVIRDFLRFVFFLNLWQICFILYWGMLPPEWMTAIFKLTCFTWLPVGLLLLETVYRFLNIRSTIALPFFRVFVLGTILLTASTDLVIKGSVLYDWGYELLPGILFVPLSTIAVSFPAIWGLSLLIRERAKTKQRKIKIQLNLWITGTSFALATSAYTELFNLDEQGRYLFVPLTSISITVQAIFIFVAITRYGFLNISLERIAVELFRDIHDGIVLTKEHNEFFFANQAAISILDGSPSKEGFFRPEEYFAGYREDQDHFPRDYQLIKKAVPQFVELTLSEIKITDEESGILYLLRDITERKAAQEKIHQLYSQIVNDLEIARVTQASIITQKFPDKDSYKIHSFFQPIDKVGGDMLRVIEHDSNRVDILFADVSGHGIASAMVGGMLSIAFQIVSDKLLSPAESLSEIHEMLSKVVLHHHISAVYASFYPKQNKVSFSYAGHHPILVLRNGKVLSLEGEGRILLAIKELYLNDYSFDLIDSDRLLFYSDGLYEVKNDLGDILGYEEFLDWIKTMADRDTRSLLEAAHKRALDFGNGKHNDDLAMLALEIGPK; via the coding sequence ATGAATTATTACCTTTTTCTGCCAATAAGCGCTCTAATCACAAATACCCTTTTAATTTCATACGTTTTCGCAAGAAGGTTCCGAAGCGCCGTTATTCGGGACTTCCTCCGCTTCGTATTCTTCTTAAATCTCTGGCAAATCTGCTTTATTCTATATTGGGGAATGCTCCCTCCGGAGTGGATGACTGCCATCTTCAAGCTGACCTGCTTCACTTGGTTGCCTGTGGGTCTCTTATTATTAGAAACTGTTTATAGATTTTTAAACATCCGTTCGACAATAGCTCTTCCCTTCTTCCGTGTCTTCGTTCTTGGCACGATCTTACTGACCGCATCTACGGATCTAGTGATCAAAGGCTCTGTTTTGTACGATTGGGGTTATGAGTTATTGCCTGGGATCTTATTTGTTCCCTTAAGTACGATCGCTGTTAGCTTTCCTGCGATCTGGGGACTCAGTCTTCTGATCCGAGAGAGGGCCAAGACAAAACAAAGAAAGATCAAGATCCAATTGAATCTTTGGATCACCGGTACGAGTTTCGCTCTTGCTACTAGTGCTTATACGGAGTTATTCAATCTGGATGAGCAAGGCAGATACCTGTTTGTTCCCTTGACTTCCATCTCGATCACAGTCCAAGCCATCTTTATCTTTGTTGCGATCACTCGCTATGGATTCCTGAACATCAGTTTGGAAAGGATCGCAGTGGAATTGTTTCGGGACATTCATGATGGGATCGTGCTCACTAAAGAGCACAACGAATTCTTTTTTGCCAACCAGGCTGCCATCTCCATTCTGGATGGCTCTCCTTCTAAAGAAGGGTTCTTTCGACCGGAAGAATACTTTGCCGGTTATCGGGAAGACCAGGATCATTTTCCAAGAGACTACCAACTGATCAAGAAAGCGGTCCCGCAATTCGTAGAACTCACTCTTTCTGAGATCAAGATCACCGACGAAGAATCAGGGATCCTGTACCTACTTCGGGACATTACGGAAAGAAAGGCAGCTCAGGAGAAGATCCATCAACTCTATTCACAGATCGTAAACGACCTGGAGATCGCAAGGGTGACCCAAGCCTCCATCATCACCCAAAAATTCCCGGACAAGGATTCCTACAAGATCCATTCCTTCTTTCAACCGATCGATAAGGTGGGTGGCGACATGCTTCGTGTCATAGAGCATGATTCCAATCGAGTGGACATTCTATTCGCGGATGTCTCCGGTCATGGGATCGCTTCCGCAATGGTGGGGGGAATGCTCTCCATAGCCTTTCAGATCGTGTCCGACAAACTTCTTTCTCCTGCGGAAAGTCTATCAGAGATCCATGAAATGCTTTCTAAGGTGGTCCTTCATCATCATATCTCCGCCGTATACGCTAGCTTTTATCCTAAACAAAATAAGGTATCCTTTTCCTACGCAGGTCATCATCCCATTCTAGTCCTGCGAAACGGAAAGGTTCTCTCCTTAGAAGGAGAAGGAAGAATCCTACTTGCGATCAAGGAATTGTATCTAAACGATTATAGTTTCGATCTGATCGATTCGGATCGTCTCTTATTCTACTCCGACGGTTTGTACGAAGTGAAAAACGATCTAGGTGATATCCTAGGCTATGAGGAATTCTTGGATTGGATCAAGACCATGGCGGACCGGGACACTCGCTCCTTATTGGAAGCGGCTCATAAAAGGGCCTTGGACTTCGGAAACGGGAAACATAATGACGACTTGGCAATGTTAGCCCTGGAGATCGGTCCGAAATGA
- a CDS encoding bifunctional riboflavin kinase/FAD synthetase, which translates to MKILRSLENLKSQLKTSTVVTLGNFDGIHLGHQALLERTKEISLEKGLPSCVVTYYPNPALVLGKDKDLGGITTQADKENLIESYGIDWLIVVPFTLEFAQMEAEDFLKNILIQELGAKSILIGFNHCFGKGRRGDFELLQKYSSEFGYDLEKLDPVFLGGTKLSSSYIRSLLREGKVAEAEECLGREFSVSGTVVEGHKRGRAIGFPTANVKPFPELILPGVGVYAGHTEVEGKAYPSMINIGNNPTFGDNAIALESHIFDFSGDIYGKTVRVSFSERIRAEVKFSGVDALVEQLKKDETVSRKILTER; encoded by the coding sequence TTGAAAATTCTTAGAAGTCTGGAGAACTTAAAAAGCCAACTAAAGACTTCCACAGTTGTGACCCTGGGGAATTTCGACGGGATCCACCTGGGACACCAGGCTCTTTTGGAAAGGACCAAGGAGATCTCCTTAGAAAAAGGTCTTCCCTCCTGCGTGGTCACCTATTATCCCAACCCGGCTTTAGTACTCGGAAAGGACAAGGATCTGGGCGGGATCACTACCCAAGCGGATAAGGAAAATCTAATAGAATCCTATGGGATCGATTGGCTCATCGTAGTCCCCTTTACCCTGGAATTCGCTCAGATGGAAGCTGAGGATTTCCTTAAGAATATCCTTATACAGGAATTGGGTGCCAAGTCCATACTCATAGGCTTCAATCATTGCTTCGGCAAGGGAAGAAGAGGGGACTTCGAGCTACTCCAAAAATATTCTTCCGAGTTCGGATACGATCTGGAAAAATTGGATCCAGTCTTCTTAGGTGGCACCAAACTTTCTAGTTCCTATATTCGTTCCTTATTGAGAGAAGGGAAAGTTGCCGAGGCAGAAGAATGTCTAGGTCGTGAATTCTCCGTTTCCGGCACAGTGGTCGAAGGTCATAAAAGAGGAAGAGCCATCGGTTTCCCTACTGCCAATGTGAAGCCGTTTCCGGAGCTGATCCTTCCCGGAGTAGGAGTGTATGCCGGTCATACAGAGGTCGAAGGCAAGGCCTATCCTTCTATGATCAATATAGGGAACAATCCTACGTTTGGGGACAATGCAATCGCCTTAGAGAGCCATATCTTCGATTTTTCGGGAGACATCTATGGCAAGACTGTAAGAGTATCTTTCTCCGAAAGGATACGTGCAGAGGTTAAATTCTCCGGCGTAGACGCGCTTGTAGAACAACTGAAGAAGGATGAGACTGTTTCCCGCAAGATCCTAACAGAGAGATGA